The segment AGTGCTAGGTCCAAACTCATCTCCTCAGTGGTGGCTCCAGAGGAgatttcaggagctgctgcacaccCAGTGTTCCCCAAGCAGCTctctctgggctggcaggggcagctggTGGGAGGTAATGGTACATTCTGACAGAGCTGGTGGTCCAGGGCTgtgcactgagcagagcaggctcACGCCCAGACTTGGTCATTTTTGCTCCAGCCCCGAGACTCCTTGTTCTCAGCAGATCCTGCCACTCTTAGGCCAGACACTTCAGAGACGTTGGGGGACTTGTTCCCTACAGATGGTGAGGGGAGCAAGGAGGGTCTCGCGCCCCTTCCCGCAGAGCGATGCCCCTTGTCCGTCCCTGGGGGGGATCCCTGATGCTGCTGAGGCCCGGCAGAGCCGCTCCCCATCCCGGCCGCCGTGTTCCCGGTACCCGGGCCGGCGGGTCCCTCCGCCCCCGCCCCGTCCGTGCCGCCGCGAGCCGCCCGCTCTCCCAGAGGAGGTTCCCCAGCCCCGGGGGGCTGGCCGTGAGCCCGCACCAACATGGAGATGCTCTTCCAGGCGCTATAAAGAGCTCCGACTCCCGCACCTGCCGCTCGGTCTCCATCGCGCCCACTCCCGGTCCGCACCCAGCGCCGGGGCTGGGGCCACCGTCCGTCCCCCTCCCCGTCCCATCCCGTCCCGCTGACCGCGGCTCGTCCCGCAGCAGGGCCGCTGGAGGGGATGGACTATTCCTATGATGAGGACCTGGACGAGCTGTGTCCGGTCTGCGGTGACAAGGTCTCCGGGTACCACTACGGGCTGCTCACCTGCGAGAGCTGCAAGGTAGGAGCGGCCGGGGCGCGCGGGGTCGGGGCTGCGGAGccggggccgtgcggggccgGGGAAAAGCAGCCGGGGCCGCGCGGGGCTGGAgaagcggggccggggctcTCTGTGACCGGCGCCTTGTGGGGCCGGGGCTGTGAAGGGAAGAGGGGTCCGGGGCTCTGTAGtgagtggggagggggctctgcAGGTTCCGGGGCAGCGAAACCGGCCGCGGGGCTTCTTTCGCCCGTTTTCGTTAGCGGCGGATTCGCGGCCGGTggcgggagcggagcgcggCCGCGACGGGAGCCCCGAGCGCTGCGGAGCCTCTGCCGAGGGCGGGTGGCGGGGACCGGGTGCCGGTGCCGGGATGTCGGTGTCGGTGCCCACCACATCGCCGCCGCCGCAGGGCTTCTTCAAGCGCACGGTGCAGAACAACAAGCACTACACCTGCACCGAGAGCCAGAGCTGCAAGATCGACAAGACCCAGCGCAAGCGCTGTCCCTACTGCCGCTTCCAGAAGTGCCTCACCGTGGGGATGCGCCTGGAAGGTAGGGACGGCCCGGGCACggcccggcgggcggggggcggcggggccggggtcTGTGTCGGGGCTGTGCGGGAATTGTGCCGTTGCCGGGACCGGTCGCGCTGTCGCCGCCGTCGCCACCTCCCCGGGCCAGTCAGTCCCGCCGCCGCTTCGATTCCGTTTTCCCCTCCcaagttaagaaaaaaatcgTTTTTTCTCGTAGtctccttcttttccttgtttcattttgtttgtttccctgGGGTTCCTGCTGCTACGGCTTAAACTTtccaggattattttttttttttttactggcaGGAAGGTTGGGAAATAGCaaataaattactgttttccttAAGCACATATTTCCAGAAGCCGAGACTTAAGGAAAAACGTTAAAAATTATGGGGATTGCAATAAAACTGACGCAGACCCACCAcgaattatattttttctctcgGTGACATTTAGTATAACGGATTTCTGACCCCCGGGGGTAGATTCCAGCCCCACTGCCGCCGCCTCTCTCCTGCCGGCGCAGAGGATCCCGACATCAGAGTCGGGCCCCGACAGCCCGTGTTGCgggctctgcagtgctcagcatCCGGCAACGAAACATATTTCTGGGGACAGGTCGTTGGCACGGGAtggcaaagcaaaagcagaggcagaaagagCCCCCCGCCCCAGAGCCAGCGGCCCCCTCCCCATTTCGCCCTTGAAATCGTTTGCGTTTTGCAGCGGGCGGAAGCGAGTTGAGCCCTCCCGCCTGAGCCTGGCCGGGCTGAGCCCCTCGCTGCTCGGGACACAGCGCGGTTAATCGGAAAGTCCTTCGTGTTCTGGCAGGGCGGCCGCTCGCTCCGGGAGCGGGCTGGGAGCCTGCGAGCAGAAGCGCAGGAGTAAGACACAACATCGAGCTGCAAATTCAACCCTTGCAAACTCCCGGCGTGGGCTTGCTTCCAAAACAGATCCCAGTTTCCTCCCTGGGTTGGAGTTACTGGTGCCCTAAATCCCTCGCTGCATGCTTTGGGCGTTATGATCGATGTCgcaaaggggatttgggggctggGCCGGGGCTGGAGACCCTACGACAGACGAGCAGGGACAGTTCTTGGGGCGCCCGGGGGGAAGAGGCACGGCCTCAATTTGTCCCTTTCCAGCAGTTTTTGTCCTGTGCACCGCGAAGGTGCTTTggtcccagagctgtcccaaCAGCCTTTTCTTATGTATTTTCTTGCTGTTGGGTCCTTAGCAGAGCTGGCAGACGAGGCAAGCACCCAGCCAAGGGCGATATTCTCATGGAACCGTCTCTTTTGTGGTAAAAAAAGAGACCACCTTTTCCAGCTCCTAGTATTTTTGGGCAAGGCATATGAGGTGATGCTTTGGAGGTGAGTCTACACGACAACAGCAACCCCGAGGTGATTGGTTTTGGGAACAGTGTTGACACAGGCACCCCTCAAAATGcctgcagggaggtggcagagaAACTTGCTCGGGAGGagaagcacagccctgggcaccttGCAGGCACTACCTATGGCATCTTCCATGTCCGTGCCCAGGCAAAGAAAGGTGGCCAAAAGGAGGGAGagcctggccagcagcctgccccgggcagggctctgcactgGGATGAGAGCAGGCGAGGCAGTGCAagtgggaaggggctgcagggtgctggAGACCCCTCCGTGTGGGTGTGGGGCTCGGGGGTTCCCTGCAGATGGTTTTGGGGAGGTTGCTGGCGGTGCAGGCGCTTCCTGGGTGGCTCTACTTGAGCCCCCCTACCCTGGAGATCAGGATACATCATTTTTTCCTCGGCTGTCTGCTGGGACGCAGCAAATGGCAACTTGTTCTCAATCCCAAGTGTAGCAcaaatggcaggaaaagcagagcaggagggaattAAAAGGCCTTTTCTCCCTTTGTGCTCTTGCAGCGAGAGGGGAGGAGGTGTATGCAGTCGCCTCTGGAGGGTTTGTGAGACCGGACTGTGAGCACCTCTCGCTGTGTgtgggagggcagcagccctAGGAGGGTTTCTGCCTGTGCACCCCTGCCCAGGGTCGCAGGGGTTTACTTTGGGATGCGATCCTTGGGCGTCAGTGCCCGACCTCCAGCAGTGGTGGGATAACGTCACTTCGAGTGGGTGTGAGATTTGGTTTTTGGTGTGCTCTGGCTCTGGCGTGTGTGGCCAGGGCTACCAGACCTACGTGTGCCAGCTCGGGCTGCCAGCCCGTCTGCCTGTGTGGGACCCCGGCTGGGGTGTGAGTGTGGCCAGCTCCTTGTACCCGAGTCAGGATCTGCCCCGGGACAGCTCTGCTGCGCAGAGGGGCGTGGGCCGGCCCGGGACAGGGGCCACGGCACCCCTCTCTTCAGAGGCTGCCGCTGGCAGCCCGCTCCCAGTGAGATGCTGTTTTCATGAATAAAGAATGAGGGAGGAAGCCAGGGCGGCTCTCCTGGGAGCGCATTCCTGCTCGtcctggaaatgctgctgctcccggCCACGCTGCCGCCTTTGCAGCCTGCCTCGGGAGCGCTGGGAAGCTGCTCCGGCTCTCCGGGGGGGCTGGCTGCGGGCCCCGGGAGAAGTAGGCGAAAGAAAGGCAGAGGTAACAGCTGAGAGGCAAAGCGAGACCCGCTGGCTGTCAGCAGGAACACAAACTAGCAGAGGGGTTCTGCCTTTGATGCTCACTGCAGGCTGCTCTCTCCGGCGCACTCCTCCGTGTCCCTGCGCTGCCTTCCAGCGATCTGAGGCTCTTCCAAGGGgatgccagggcagcagccccggaACACGGCAAACACGGCAAGgcagtgcagggggacaggCTAATTCTGCGGAGAGGCACCTGCTCCCTTGCATGCTGGCAGATccttgggttgtttttttttgttgttttgttttttgtttgttttttgtttttttttgtttttttttttttttttggtttggtgtgAACATCTGCTTTGCTGCAGCCGTCAGAGGGACTCTGCCAGCGGGATGCTCCAGCAGAACCCTCGCCAGGGCTGGTacccccagggctggcagcctgAGGCCAGAGGGGTGTAAATTGCATCTACTGGGACCTGCCAGCCGTGCTGCCCGACAAAGGGGCAGAGATTTGCTGAGAATAGGCACGTGCAGCCTGGATGAAGGGAACCAGGGTCCCAAAGGGGCTGTGGGGTCCCAGGCCCTGCTGAAACAAGGAAATCCCAGGGCTGGTCCAGCGACACTGGTAGTAAAAACTGAGTGTCAAATCCCCTCCTCTGCTCAGGCTTTAGGGTCTGTCCCATTAACCCACGGGGAATGAAAGCTGCTTTATCCCCCAGCTTGTTTCGTAGTGAAAGCCAAGTGTCTGATCCTTTCGTCCAATCCCCAGAGGCTCTGAGGTGACATCggctgggctgggagtgacAGAACCTGCCGTTGGCTTTCTGGAAAGgtctccccagtgccccccaaaTCCTTTTTGCCACTAAGTCGTGTCCCCCGATATTgtctctgtgccctgtgtgagCTCTGGTCTCTCTCCACATGTGTTCACCACAGTCTCTGCCCTCACTCTGTCTCCAGCTGTCCGTGCAGACCGGATGCGCGGAGGGAGGAACAAGTTTGGACCCATGTACAAGCGGGACCGTGCcttaaagcagcagaagaaagctCTGATCCGTGCCAACGGCTTCAAGCTGGAGAGCGTGCCTCAGATCATGTCCCCCATGCAGAGTGACTACAGCCTGTCCTCCACCATCCACAGCATCCACGCCGTGTCCAAGACGCTGCCGCCCAACCCGGCCGCCCTGACGCCCGTGGATTACGAGCGCAGCCCCTACGGGACGCCGTCCCTGGGCATGGCTGTGCCCGGCCACGCGCCCCTGCCCGCCTACCACTACCCCTCCTTCCCCAACCGCACCATCAAGTCCGAGTACCCCGACCACTACACAAATGCCCACGAGGCCGTGCCTGCTTACATGTACCCAGAGACCtaccccagcagctccccccCTGACATCCCCGAGGTCAtcctgaagctgctgcagctggagcccgACGAGGCCCAGGTGAAGGCACGGATtctgtcctgcctgcagcaagAGCAGGGCAAAGGCCGGCATGAGAAGCTCAGCACCTTCGGCCTCATGTGCAAGATGGCTGACCAGACCCTCTTCTCCATCGTGGAGTGGGCACGGAGCTGCATCTTCTTCAAGGAACTGGAGGTAGGAGCTGCCAGAGGGATGGATGCTGCTCTggggggacagtgggaggtgggCAGGATTGAGGCTGCCACGATGTGAGGATGGGATGTGGCTGTGGGCAGGATTGAGGGTGAAATATTGTGAGGACAGGGCACATGGGCACAAGCCTGGGGCCATCTCTGCAGATCTGTTGACACATCCCAGTCCTgcacccagctccctgcacGGCAGGGCTGGAAGTGCCGGAGCAGCTCTCACTGTCGTGTGGGGCTAATGGTTTCAGATTCATCACAGCAGGGGCAGGTGTTGAGGCAATCGCCGGCAGAGTGACTGGGGTGTCAAGCTCAAGATATAATTGAAAAATGTAACGTTGAGGAATTATAGTTGAGACAATTCTCTCCTCTGCCTTTAGGAGGAAAATCGATGTGGTCAGGTGGGTCCTATTAGCACCAGGCAGCCGGGGCAGCCCAagcctgctccagagctgtgtctgctccagcagcccatGAGTGTGCCCAGCTGGGGGACACGGAGCTGACCTCCATCCTGCCAAGACACCCTCTCTAGCAAGTGTCCTTGAACATTCACGGGGACCAGGGGAGGGttagcagggctggagcagcttctGCCATCCTGCACGTCTCGTCAAGCtttcagaaattttccattCGTGTTCTGGGCTGACCAAAGATCCCAAGCTGGTGcaaaaatgggagagaaaatttTGCAACTTGGCCAAAACCCAGAGAGCAACATCTTGGGGCTGCTGTGACGAGATTCAGGTGCTTTCTTGTATTTCCAGCCTAAGACtgtgctgcctggctctggccAAAATCCCCTTATTCCAGTGTGCGGTAGGACAGGACCAGGCTCTTCCCTGTGCCATAGGTGCCATGGGGCTGAGTGTGGCCGAGCCTCATGGCTCAAAATATCCCCTGTCTGCCAGAACATTGTCAGGAAATGGCATTGTGGGGGTGGGTTGGGCTTGTTTCAATCATATCAGTGTCCAGCTTGGATTTTGGGAACAGGGTGGTTGTTGTTTTGCAGGAGATATTGTAAACAGTGTAAATTCAGCTCCCAGCTGTATAGTTGTGTAGCCTTGTAACTTCATTGTGAGCATGATTGTGCCACCAAAATAGGCTGCTCCTGTGTGAATCGGTGTTGGCGGGTGCTCCTCCTGCCGTGGGACTCTGGGGGGgatggcagtgccacaggcttCACCTGGGCACAGCTACCAGTGTCCTGTTGGGAGCAGGGCAcatgccctgctgtgctcaggacaTGGGGTTCAGTGCTCAGAGGATGTTCACATCCACCACTGCCACCCTAGGGGCTCAAGTTTTTACCTTACCCACATGGTGATTGTGGGGTGCattcccagcatctcctggggctgcaggaccccACAGCCAGAGAGAGAGCAGCCGGGGGAAGCAAGAGTAGGTCTGAGATCTTGAATCCCCAtacctgctcctgcctggcacataAAAGCCAGCGGCTGCTGGGGTGGTAAATGaactcctgctggagctgggtttATGGCTCTGCCCTAAAGCCAGCACGGGAACATGGCAATCTCCGAGATCGATGGCaccagcagcccccagagcactcagggctcctcagggcaggggtgccagcagccctctccctcccctgggAGGGTCTGTGTGAAGgggactgtccccagccccaggagggaagggctgctggCTGAGGCTAGTGCAGGGATCCAGGCTGGAAAGGCACGGTGCTAGGACACCACTCCAGGGCATTatgccaggctggcactgcctggggagGAGGTGAGGCAGGTGAGAAGGGGAGGTGTGGGCAGATTGCCCCATCATATATTGCCCTGCCTGAGCCCACCCAGCACCACTGTGCTCCTTCCACAGGGCTGTAAGAAGAGACCTGGCTTCTCCCCGGGGCCCCACACGGAGCCTGGAGAGGAAAGAGCAAATCCTCTGGGACGTGGGGAACTGCTGGCTCACGGCTGGTTGGGATGAGCCATTGGTCTCTGCCCAGGGACAGTGGTAGCAGTTTCCCTTGGAGcttgttcccattcccatccccaccccagccaTTTGCTGAGGGCCAGGATGGGTGCTTTGCTGTCTCCACACTCCTGGCgtggtggctgggctgggggacactggggagagCCCCCctgtctccagcactgcccccggggagggaggggggcCATGGGCTAATGGCCTCTTGACATCGGCTCACACGCCACGTCCGCCCGCAGGCGCGGGGCAGTCAGATTGAAAACAGATTTAACTTCCCAGATATATCGTTTCATTTAAGGGCCAGTAATTCTGTCAGTCTGCCACTGACAAACGAGGGTCCCCATGCCAATCCGCCGGGAGACTGATGTCGCGGCGCTCATCTCGTGTCACCAGGGGGAGAATTACGGACTGCGCTGGCCTTCGGAGGCAGGAGTAATAAGGCTGCTCGGcacagggggatttgggggccCGCTTGTTTATCGAGGGCTGGCCAGGCAGCcgcggcgcggggccgcgcgggCGGAGGTGGGAGAGGTCAGAGCTGACGCCCATAAATACGAACTTTAACTGAGTCTAGATGAGATGTGTCAGGACTGAGGGAAGATTTGCAGCAtcttttcaggaagaaaaatatggGCCGGGggtgaaatatattttgttggGTTGTGAGTCTCAGGCAACTTTGTCCTttcagatgtaatttttttatatgtatatgGAAAGAGACAGACAgaggtgtgtgcacacaggcaCACGTGCTTGCATGCTCACATTGTGTCTGGTTTTGGTGTGGATTATACACGCATGCCTTGCACAGCCTGGTTTATATAGGTGTCACTGCCATACCTACATATCAATATCATGTACACAGGCTTGCAGTGACCTTTAGATTGGGATGA is part of the Oenanthe melanoleuca isolate GR-GAL-2019-014 chromosome 17, OMel1.0, whole genome shotgun sequence genome and harbors:
- the NR5A1 gene encoding steroidogenic factor 1, whose translation is MDYSYDEDLDELCPVCGDKVSGYHYGLLTCESCKGFFKRTVQNNKHYTCTESQSCKIDKTQRKRCPYCRFQKCLTVGMRLEAVRADRMRGGRNKFGPMYKRDRALKQQKKALIRANGFKLESVPQIMSPMQSDYSLSSTIHSIHAVSKTLPPNPAALTPVDYERSPYGTPSLGMAVPGHAPLPAYHYPSFPNRTIKSEYPDHYTNAHEAVPAYMYPETYPSSSPPDIPEVILKLLQLEPDEAQVKARILSCLQQEQGKGRHEKLSTFGLMCKMADQTLFSIVEWARSCIFFKELEVGDQMKLLQNCWSELLVFDHIYRQLQHGKEHSVLLVTGQEVDMSAIAAQAGSILNTLVLRAQELVLHLHSLQVDRHEFVCLKFLILFSLDVKYLENHTLAKDAQEKANAALLEYTVCHYPHNTDKFRQLLLWLAEVRALSLQAEEYLYHKHLSGEVPCNNLLIEMLHAKRT